The following are from one region of the Streptomyces decoyicus genome:
- a CDS encoding YnfA family protein: MLFARSAALFVLAGLFEIGGAWLVWQGVREHKGWVWIGAGVIALGVYGWVATLQPDAEFGRILAAYGGVFVAGSLAWGAIADGYRPDRWDVTGALICLAGMAVIMYAPRSR; encoded by the coding sequence ATGCTGTTCGCCCGCTCCGCCGCTCTCTTCGTCCTCGCCGGCCTCTTCGAAATCGGCGGCGCCTGGCTTGTCTGGCAGGGCGTCCGCGAACACAAGGGCTGGGTCTGGATCGGCGCCGGAGTGATCGCGCTGGGGGTGTACGGCTGGGTCGCCACCCTCCAGCCGGACGCCGAATTCGGGCGGATCCTCGCCGCGTACGGCGGCGTCTTCGTCGCCGGATCGCTGGCCTGGGGCGCGATCGCCGACGGCTACCGCCCCGACCGCTGGGACGTGACCGGCGCACTGATCTGTCTGGCCGGAATGGCCGTGATCATGTACGCCCCCAGGAGCCGCTGA
- a CDS encoding FAD-dependent monooxygenase gives MDAMNRKTAGSGPEADEARAARDTDVIVVGAGPTGLLLAGDLAEAGLGVTLLERRPATLSNLTRALAVHARTLEQLDARGLADELIAGGHRLSALRLFGEATVDATRLRSRFPMVLITPQFEVERLLERRARRAGVDFRHDSEVLGLDQDADGVTVRFRNAEGIGSRRAAYVVGTDGVRSTIREAVGQPFPGKSVIRSLVLADVRLAQEPDSPFTVNANDEAFALIGSFGDGWYRVICWSRRHQADDDAPTGLDEVREITRLALGSDYGMHDARWVSRFHSDERQAPEYRVGRVFLAGDAAHVHSPAGGQGMNTGLQDAANLSWKLAAVLRGHSPDSLLDSYQTERHPVGKQVLRSSGALIRLALLHGAPGRAARGLAARVFNHLRPLSGRAIRTISGIGIAYGAGPGAHPLAGRRAPDIRLADGSRLYELLRQGRFVLLTPADEPGVPRALTGKGDRPHPAEDRFLTASWQSGRRTALLVRPDGYIAWATDATAPADRALALRSALLHWTGAAPEDGGSIGTARPAALTPPAHAADRPGGR, from the coding sequence ATGGATGCCATGAACCGCAAGACCGCCGGCAGCGGCCCTGAGGCCGACGAGGCGCGTGCGGCCCGCGACACGGACGTCATCGTCGTGGGCGCAGGACCGACCGGCCTGCTGCTCGCCGGAGACCTCGCCGAGGCAGGCCTCGGCGTCACGCTCCTGGAGCGCCGCCCCGCCACCCTCAGCAACCTCACCCGCGCCCTAGCCGTCCATGCCCGCACCCTGGAGCAGCTGGACGCCCGCGGCCTCGCCGACGAGCTGATCGCCGGCGGCCATCGGCTCTCCGCCCTCCGCCTCTTCGGGGAGGCCACCGTCGATGCGACCCGGCTCCGCTCCCGCTTCCCCATGGTGCTGATCACTCCGCAGTTCGAGGTCGAGCGGCTGCTGGAGCGGCGGGCCCGCCGGGCCGGTGTCGACTTCCGTCATGACTCCGAGGTGCTCGGCCTCGATCAGGACGCCGACGGTGTGACGGTGCGCTTCCGTAATGCCGAGGGCATCGGCAGCCGCCGCGCCGCCTACGTGGTCGGCACCGACGGCGTCCGCAGCACCATCCGCGAGGCCGTCGGCCAGCCGTTCCCCGGCAAGTCCGTGATCCGCTCCCTGGTGCTCGCCGATGTCCGGCTGGCCCAGGAGCCCGATTCCCCCTTCACCGTCAACGCCAACGACGAGGCCTTCGCCCTGATCGGCTCGTTCGGCGACGGCTGGTACCGCGTCATCTGCTGGAGCCGCCGCCATCAGGCCGACGACGACGCGCCCACCGGTCTCGACGAGGTCCGCGAGATCACCCGGCTCGCCCTCGGCAGTGATTACGGCATGCACGACGCCCGCTGGGTCTCCCGTTTCCACAGCGACGAGCGCCAGGCCCCCGAGTACCGCGTCGGCCGCGTCTTCCTCGCCGGCGACGCCGCCCATGTGCACTCCCCCGCCGGCGGCCAGGGCATGAACACCGGCCTCCAGGACGCCGCCAACCTCAGCTGGAAACTGGCCGCGGTGCTCCGGGGCCACTCCCCCGACAGCCTGCTGGACAGCTATCAGACCGAGCGCCACCCGGTGGGGAAGCAGGTGCTGCGCAGCAGCGGTGCCCTCATCCGGCTCGCCCTGCTGCACGGCGCCCCCGGCCGCGCCGCGCGCGGCCTCGCCGCCCGGGTCTTCAACCATCTGCGCCCGCTGTCCGGCCGCGCCATCCGCACCATCTCCGGCATCGGCATCGCCTACGGTGCCGGGCCCGGCGCCCACCCCCTCGCGGGCCGGCGCGCCCCCGACATCCGTCTGGCCGACGGCAGCCGCCTCTACGAACTCCTCCGCCAGGGCCGGTTCGTTCTTCTCACCCCCGCCGACGAGCCCGGCGTCCCCCGGGCCCTGACGGGCAAGGGGGACCGCCCTCACCCCGCCGAGGACCGCTTCCTGACCGCCTCCTGGCAAAGCGGCCGCCGTACGGCGCTTCTGGTGCGCCCCGACGGCTATATCGCCTGGGCCACCGACGCCACGGCCCCCGCCGACCGCGCCCTGGCGCTACGGTCCGCACTCCTGCACTGGACCGGCGCCGCGCCCGAGGACGGCGGATCCATAGGCACCGCCCGGCCCGCCGCCCTCACCCCTCCAGCACATGCCGCAGATAGGCCCGGGGGTCGTTGA
- a CDS encoding erythromycin esterase family protein — protein MENDTAATLGSLSSHQGLSDPQHSDVVPLSAATLDELAEKLAAAATVVGIGESTRASRETFGVRDQLFRRLVRRHGFRALAVQDGAGVAAGLDRYVREGEGSAESALDGAWRPWRTAEMAAALEWIRAFNREHPDDPVRIFGVKPAQAQAEDYDAVLDHVRGSAPERLAEVASHLEVIRTAHHTDEHVQRARGMHPGRPFADHARDALALVRSLPDADDADHAGGILARMRLIVDFHERSVAGRGNYAGDAAVWADALGDAQRRAGLRVVYWDGIAHTSAAETVLGLAPERGPQPSVGSLLRRRYGARYVSVAIGFHHGDLGVVTVPEPAGELIDAMLGEVDLPAHWLDLRRDAVRRRWDGPAKARVISGVYDASRDAAEHMAVASLADAFDVLIHIRRVSPVRGLP, from the coding sequence ATGGAAAACGACACCGCCGCCACCCTGGGCTCCCTCTCTTCACACCAGGGGCTGTCCGATCCGCAGCACTCCGACGTCGTCCCACTGTCCGCCGCCACACTCGATGAGCTTGCCGAGAAGCTTGCCGCCGCGGCAACGGTCGTCGGCATCGGCGAGTCCACACGAGCCTCCCGGGAGACCTTCGGTGTGCGGGACCAACTCTTCCGCCGGCTGGTCCGGCGCCACGGTTTCCGGGCGCTGGCCGTACAGGACGGTGCCGGGGTCGCCGCCGGCCTCGACAGGTACGTGCGCGAAGGCGAGGGTTCGGCCGAGTCGGCGCTCGACGGCGCCTGGCGTCCCTGGCGTACCGCCGAGATGGCCGCGGCGTTGGAGTGGATCCGGGCGTTCAACCGGGAGCACCCGGACGACCCCGTACGGATCTTCGGTGTGAAACCCGCGCAGGCGCAGGCCGAGGACTACGACGCCGTCCTGGATCACGTCCGTGGGTCAGCCCCGGAACGGCTGGCAGAGGTCGCATCCCATCTGGAGGTGATCCGGACCGCTCACCACACCGACGAGCACGTGCAGCGCGCCCGGGGAATGCACCCGGGGCGTCCTTTCGCCGACCACGCCCGTGATGCGCTCGCGCTGGTCCGATCCTTGCCCGATGCCGACGATGCCGACCATGCCGGCGGCATCCTGGCGCGGATGCGTCTGATCGTGGACTTCCATGAGCGCAGCGTGGCCGGACGAGGCAACTACGCGGGCGACGCCGCAGTGTGGGCGGACGCTCTCGGTGACGCTCAGCGCCGGGCCGGGCTGCGCGTGGTCTATTGGGACGGTATCGCCCACACGTCGGCGGCCGAGACGGTCCTGGGCCTGGCTCCCGAGCGTGGTCCGCAGCCCAGCGTGGGCAGTCTGCTGCGCAGGCGTTATGGCGCCCGGTATGTCTCCGTGGCGATCGGCTTCCACCACGGAGACCTCGGTGTCGTCACCGTCCCGGAGCCGGCCGGGGAGCTGATCGACGCGATGCTCGGCGAGGTGGATCTGCCGGCCCACTGGCTGGACCTGCGCCGCGACGCCGTACGCCGCCGATGGGACGGGCCGGCGAAGGCCCGCGTCATCAGCGGCGTCTACGACGCCTCCCGCGATGCCGCCGAGCACATGGCCGTTGCTTCCCTTGCCGATGCATTCGACGTGCTCATCCACATCCGCCGGGTGTCTCCCGTGCGAGGGCTGCCGTGA
- a CDS encoding RtcB family protein, which yields MSYVEVPGAQVPIRMWTDPAAVEDVAMQQLRNVATLPWIKGLAVMPDVHYGKGATVGSVIAMRGAVCPAAVGVDIGCGMSAVKTSLTANDLPGDLSRLRSKIEQAIPVGRGMHEAPVDPGRLHGYPTAGWGDFWSRFDGVAEAVKFRQERATKQMGSLGSGNHFIEFCLDDTGAVWLMLHSGSRNIGKELAEFHMGQAQKLPHNQGLVDRDLAVFIADTPQMAAYRNDLFWAQEYAKHNRAVMMALFQDVVRKEFKKAKPAFEPVISCHHNYVAEEQYDGMDLLVTRKGAIRAGSGEYGIIPGSMGTGSYIVKGLGNAASFNSASHGAGRKMSRNAAKKRFSTRDLEDQTRGVECRKDSGVVDEIPGAYKPIEKVIDQQRDLVEVVAKLKQVVCVKG from the coding sequence ATGTCGTACGTCGAGGTGCCTGGCGCCCAGGTACCGATCCGGATGTGGACGGACCCGGCCGCGGTCGAGGACGTCGCGATGCAGCAGCTGCGCAACGTCGCCACCCTGCCGTGGATCAAGGGCCTGGCCGTGATGCCGGATGTGCATTACGGCAAGGGAGCGACGGTCGGCTCGGTGATCGCCATGCGCGGCGCGGTCTGTCCGGCGGCGGTCGGTGTCGACATCGGCTGCGGGATGAGCGCGGTGAAGACCTCGCTCACCGCCAACGACCTGCCCGGCGATCTCTCCCGGCTCCGCTCGAAGATCGAGCAGGCGATTCCGGTGGGGCGCGGGATGCACGAGGCTCCGGTCGACCCCGGACGGCTGCACGGCTACCCGACGGCGGGCTGGGGGGACTTCTGGTCGCGGTTCGACGGGGTGGCCGAAGCGGTCAAGTTCCGTCAGGAGCGCGCGACGAAGCAGATGGGCTCGCTGGGAAGCGGCAACCACTTCATCGAGTTCTGCCTCGATGACACCGGCGCGGTGTGGCTGATGCTGCACTCCGGCTCCCGGAACATCGGCAAGGAGCTGGCCGAGTTCCATATGGGGCAGGCGCAGAAGCTGCCGCACAACCAGGGGCTGGTCGACCGCGATCTCGCCGTCTTCATCGCGGACACCCCGCAGATGGCGGCGTACCGCAACGATCTGTTCTGGGCGCAGGAGTATGCCAAGCACAACCGGGCCGTGATGATGGCGCTCTTCCAGGACGTCGTCCGCAAGGAGTTCAAGAAGGCCAAGCCGGCGTTCGAGCCGGTGATCTCCTGCCACCACAACTATGTGGCGGAGGAGCAGTACGACGGCATGGACCTGCTGGTGACCCGTAAGGGCGCGATCCGGGCGGGCAGCGGCGAGTACGGCATCATCCCGGGCTCGATGGGCACCGGGTCGTACATCGTCAAGGGACTGGGCAACGCCGCGTCCTTCAACTCCGCCTCCCACGGCGCCGGCCGCAAGATGAGCCGGAACGCCGCGAAGAAGCGGTTCTCCACCCGGGACCTGGAGGACCAGACGCGGGGTGTGGAGTGCCGTAAGGACTCCGGTGTGGTGGACGAGATCCCGGGTGCCTACAAGCCGATCGAGAAGGTCATCGATCAGCAGCGGGACCTGGTCGAGGTCGTTGCCAAGCTCAAGCAGGTGGTGTGTGTGAAGGGCTGA
- a CDS encoding SDR family oxidoreductase produces MTAEARTAVVTGASSGIGAATARALAAAGYHVLLTARRKDRIEALAAELPNAEAYALDVTDRAAVDAFAAALDRYPSVDVLVNNAGGAYGAEPVATGDPADWRAMYEVNVLGVLHMTQALLPALTSSGEGTVVVLSSTAGHGTYEGGGGYVAAKHGAHVIAETLRLELCGEPVRVIEVAPGMVKTDEFATTRFRGDSAKAAKVYEGVDQPLSAEDVADTITWAITRPAHVNVDLLVVRPRAQASNSKVHRTT; encoded by the coding sequence ATGACCGCCGAGGCCCGTACCGCCGTCGTCACCGGAGCGAGCAGCGGCATCGGCGCCGCCACCGCGCGAGCGCTGGCCGCGGCCGGCTACCACGTGCTGCTCACCGCCCGCCGCAAGGACCGCATCGAGGCGCTCGCCGCCGAGCTGCCGAACGCCGAGGCCTACGCACTCGACGTCACCGACCGCGCCGCCGTCGACGCCTTCGCGGCAGCCCTCGACCGCTACCCCTCCGTCGACGTCCTGGTCAACAACGCCGGCGGTGCCTACGGCGCGGAACCGGTCGCCACCGGCGACCCCGCCGACTGGCGCGCCATGTACGAGGTCAATGTGCTGGGCGTGCTCCATATGACCCAGGCGCTGCTGCCCGCGCTCACCTCCTCCGGCGAGGGCACCGTCGTGGTGCTCTCCTCCACCGCGGGCCATGGCACCTACGAGGGCGGCGGCGGGTACGTCGCCGCCAAGCACGGCGCGCATGTCATCGCCGAGACGCTCCGCCTGGAGCTGTGCGGTGAGCCGGTGCGCGTCATCGAGGTCGCCCCGGGCATGGTCAAGACCGACGAGTTCGCCACCACCCGCTTCCGTGGCGACTCCGCCAAGGCCGCCAAGGTCTACGAGGGCGTCGACCAGCCGCTGAGCGCGGAGGATGTCGCCGACACCATCACCTGGGCGATCACCCGGCCCGCCCACGTCAATGTCGATCTCCTGGTGGTCCGCCCCCGCGCCCAGGCCTCCAACTCCAAGGTCCACCGCACCACCTGA
- a CDS encoding AAA family ATPase: MLIERAYVDVPEGEGTAENGWPWTVPCVRQLVEEGLAFRAPVTFLVGENGSGKSTLAEALAEGFGLDSYGGSAGYKYASSREASLLGGLMRFDPTREGRQMVRGPRVRRRGFFLRAETALEALNGERRSNRLSRSPDDMSHGEGFLMAFRERFAQRGLYVMDEPEAALSFSSCLELIGLMGELGSGGAQVICATHSPLLTALPGAAIVEVGEHGMRSVEWAELGIVDHWRRYLNDPRAYLRHVLEG, translated from the coding sequence ATGCTGATCGAACGGGCTTACGTGGACGTTCCGGAGGGGGAGGGGACGGCTGAGAACGGCTGGCCCTGGACGGTGCCGTGTGTGCGCCAGCTGGTCGAGGAAGGGCTGGCCTTCCGCGCTCCGGTGACTTTTCTGGTGGGGGAGAACGGTTCGGGAAAGTCGACGCTGGCCGAGGCGCTGGCGGAGGGCTTCGGGCTGGATTCGTACGGCGGCTCGGCGGGATACAAGTACGCCAGCTCGCGGGAGGCATCCCTGCTCGGCGGCCTGATGCGGTTCGATCCGACGCGGGAGGGGCGGCAGATGGTGCGGGGGCCGCGGGTCCGTCGGCGGGGGTTCTTCCTGCGGGCCGAGACAGCGCTGGAGGCGTTGAACGGCGAGCGGAGGTCGAACCGACTGTCCCGTTCCCCGGACGATATGAGCCACGGAGAAGGCTTTCTGATGGCCTTCCGGGAGCGGTTCGCACAGCGGGGCCTGTATGTCATGGACGAGCCCGAGGCGGCCCTGTCCTTCTCCTCCTGTCTTGAACTGATCGGGCTGATGGGTGAGTTGGGGAGCGGTGGTGCCCAGGTCATCTGCGCCACCCACTCCCCGCTGCTGACGGCGCTGCCCGGCGCCGCGATCGTCGAGGTCGGCGAGCACGGGATGCGGAGCGTGGAGTGGGCGGAGCTGGGGATCGTCGACCACTGGCGGCGTTATCTCAACGACCCCCGGGCCTATCTGCGGCATGTGCTGGAGGGGTGA
- a CDS encoding DUF3558 domain-containing protein → MHRSAKRLASLLTCAAVPVLLVAGCSGSDSDSSGDAPSSASSSAAKPSPTVAPAKFKKLPNPCSAFSKETIKKMLPKAKDASGEQGNSTDNAAHGTCSWTSSDEKGVDGTQWRWLDIGYQRYESDPGVGSGEKRATDFYAKQVSEAKATKGAKKLETVKTSGTGDEATAITYDVKRDGTNFKNTTIVARTSNIVVTINYNGAGLAGADAPKVADLLKHNQAAAKEAVAAAAKANS, encoded by the coding sequence ATGCACCGTTCAGCCAAGCGACTCGCCAGCCTTCTCACCTGCGCAGCAGTACCGGTGCTGCTCGTCGCCGGCTGCTCCGGCTCGGACAGCGACAGCTCCGGTGACGCCCCCTCCTCCGCCTCCAGCAGCGCGGCCAAGCCCTCGCCGACCGTCGCGCCCGCCAAGTTCAAGAAGCTGCCGAACCCGTGCTCGGCGTTCTCCAAGGAGACCATCAAGAAGATGCTGCCCAAGGCGAAGGACGCCTCCGGGGAGCAGGGCAACTCCACGGACAACGCCGCCCACGGCACCTGCTCGTGGACCAGCTCGGACGAGAAGGGTGTCGACGGCACCCAGTGGCGCTGGCTGGACATCGGCTACCAGCGCTACGAATCCGACCCGGGCGTCGGCAGCGGCGAGAAGCGCGCCACGGACTTCTACGCCAAGCAGGTCTCCGAGGCGAAGGCCACCAAGGGCGCCAAGAAGCTGGAGACCGTCAAGACCTCCGGCACCGGTGACGAGGCGACCGCGATCACCTACGACGTGAAGCGGGACGGCACCAACTTCAAGAACACCACGATCGTCGCCCGCACCTCCAACATCGTCGTGACGATCAACTACAACGGCGCGGGCCTGGCCGGCGCGGACGCCCCCAAGGTTGCCGACCTGCTCAAGCACAACCAGGCCGCCGCCAAGGAGGCAGTCGCCGCCGCCGCGAAGGCCAACAGCTGA